In the Arachis ipaensis cultivar K30076 chromosome B10, Araip1.1, whole genome shotgun sequence genome, one interval contains:
- the LOC107623752 gene encoding gamma-glutamylcyclotransferase 2-3 → MVMWVFGYGSLIWKAGFHFDERVVGFIKGYRRVFYQGSTDHRGTPEYPGRTVTLEPAEGEICWGVAYKISKKEDQEIALTYLEVREKQYDKKEYVDLFTDINATSPAITGVMVYIASPDKKVNVNYLGPASFEHIARQIIHAEGPSGPNRDYLFQLEKALLQIGCQDNHVIDLANEVRRFLSEKH, encoded by the exons ATGGTAATGTGGGTATTTGGTTATGGTTCTCTCATCTGGAAGGCTGGCTTTCACTTCGATGAGCGCGTCGTTGGTTTCATCAAAGGCTATCGACGTGTCTTCTACCAAG GCTCAACTGACCACAGAGGAACACCTGAGTACCCTGGAAGAACAGTGACCCTGGAGCCTGCTGAAGGAGAAATATGT TGGGGAGTTGCTTACAAGATCTCCAAGAAAGAAGACCAAGAAATCGCATTAACG TATCTGGAAGTGAGAGAGAAGCAATATGACAAGAAGGAATATGTGGATCTTTTCACC GATATCAATGCTACAAGCCCAGCCATAACTGGTGTCATGGT gtatatagCATCTCCAGACAAGAAAGTTAATGTAAATTACTTGGGTCCTGCATCTTTTGAACATATAGCGAG GCAAATAATTCATGCTGAAGGGCCCTCAGGACCTAACAGAGATTATCTTTTCCAACTTGAAAAGGCTCTTCTTCAAATAG GATGCCAAGACAACCATGTTATTGATCTTGCAAACGAAGTGAGGCGTTTTCTTTCGGAGAAACATTGA